The following proteins are encoded in a genomic region of Spirosoma sp. SC4-14:
- a CDS encoding DUF2807 domain-containing protein, which translates to MNTSLFSQFVVSLAVGIWSCLINPYELVSIAESNLAKEVDSTRAFSVQPFERIKITDAFIVNIKSGEQFTVNATGSSSDINRLDVRTKKGLLTITYKPVAASKKEEDVIINHEWVNITVTLPVLKEATFEKASKFNIDGFGRLGSVELFANSLASGTATLKAERLKLNLQSHAAVTLLGETSYLDADLQGQSELTAGGFKTRQAMLAVNGMSKANVFVSDKLQATASGSSTIYYQGKPETTLAQNDFSQIREYR; encoded by the coding sequence ATGAACACATCACTATTCAGTCAGTTTGTAGTCAGCCTTGCTGTAGGAATCTGGTCTTGTCTTATCAATCCATACGAATTGGTTTCTATTGCAGAATCCAACCTCGCCAAAGAGGTCGATAGCACACGGGCGTTTTCTGTCCAGCCCTTCGAGCGAATCAAAATAACCGACGCATTTATTGTCAACATAAAATCGGGAGAGCAATTTACGGTCAATGCAACGGGTAGTTCCAGCGACATAAATAGGCTGGATGTACGTACTAAAAAAGGGTTGTTAACGATTACGTATAAACCTGTTGCTGCCTCTAAAAAAGAGGAAGATGTTATCATTAATCATGAATGGGTCAATATTACGGTTACGCTTCCAGTGCTTAAGGAAGCAACATTTGAAAAAGCGTCGAAATTCAACATCGACGGCTTTGGCCGATTAGGCTCAGTAGAATTGTTTGCCAACTCATTAGCCAGCGGTACAGCTACTCTTAAGGCTGAACGACTTAAACTCAACCTCCAAAGCCATGCTGCTGTAACGTTGCTTGGGGAGACCTCGTACCTTGATGCCGATCTGCAAGGCCAGTCGGAATTAACGGCTGGTGGTTTCAAAACCAGGCAGGCAATGCTGGCTGTAAATGGCATGAGCAAAGCCAATGTCTTTGTCAGTGATAAGCTCCAGGCAACGGCCAGCGGATCGAGCACAATCTACTATCAGGGTAAGCCAGAGACCACCCTTGCTCAAAATGACTTTAGCCAGATTCGGGAATACCGGTAG
- a CDS encoding 2OG-Fe(II) oxygenase: MESTLVYSPVQCPNVLALQQFVQALCGSVNRSLVRSAVEQLPRFPIVSLNDINKLLQSWQIDTTLFKAQSSLLAKLEGPLLGHCIWPDGDRYFVVIHNVESGLIHYFSPFRGEIAEPLESFEQHWSGALLVAAADLNLLTNLVESDDQESIAAAIYQQNNVRLFDHFFTDDECDFIVQYAEHDQLFEPSLVEYTDNQSTLSESRTSYSAFLKDRTNPVFQSIYEKVAAVLDVSDQYIEHLQCVRYGQAQQFKPHFDSGDTNHRIHTLLVYLNDDFEGGETFFPELNLKVQPQKGRALYFLNRDEDDAVLLYSAHAGLPVDQGVKYACNIWVRNRPIPIRS, translated from the coding sequence ATGGAATCAACACTCGTTTATTCGCCCGTTCAATGCCCCAATGTGCTTGCATTACAACAGTTTGTGCAAGCGCTCTGTGGCTCCGTTAACCGTAGTCTCGTTCGCTCGGCTGTTGAACAACTTCCTCGCTTTCCGATTGTATCACTCAATGATATTAACAAATTGCTCCAGTCTTGGCAAATAGACACTACTCTCTTCAAAGCACAGTCATCGCTACTGGCCAAACTTGAGGGGCCTTTACTGGGGCACTGCATCTGGCCCGATGGCGATCGGTATTTCGTCGTTATTCACAACGTTGAATCTGGTCTGATTCATTATTTCTCTCCTTTCCGGGGCGAAATAGCCGAACCACTGGAAAGCTTTGAACAGCATTGGAGCGGAGCCTTACTCGTAGCGGCTGCGGATCTTAATCTGCTTACGAACCTGGTTGAGTCAGACGATCAGGAATCCATAGCCGCAGCGATCTATCAACAGAACAACGTTCGCCTGTTCGATCATTTCTTTACGGATGACGAATGTGATTTTATCGTTCAATATGCCGAACATGATCAGTTATTTGAACCAAGTCTTGTCGAATATACGGATAATCAAAGCACTTTATCGGAATCGAGAACCAGCTATTCGGCCTTTCTAAAAGATCGCACGAATCCGGTTTTTCAATCCATCTACGAAAAAGTAGCAGCCGTGCTGGATGTCAGTGATCAGTACATCGAACATCTCCAGTGCGTTCGCTATGGTCAGGCCCAGCAGTTTAAACCCCATTTCGACTCGGGCGATACCAACCATCGGATCCATACACTGCTGGTTTACCTGAACGATGATTTTGAAGGCGGAGAAACGTTTTTTCCTGAACTGAACCTAAAAGTGCAGCCTCAGAAAGGCCGGGCGCTTTATTTCCTGAATCGGGATGAAGACGACGCCGTTTTGCTCTATTCGGCTCACGCTGGCCTTCCTGTAGATCAGGGCGTTAAATATGCCTGCAATATCTGGGTGCGCAATCGCCCGATTCCCATTCGCTCATAA